One genomic segment of Linepithema humile isolate Giens D197 chromosome 5, Lhum_UNIL_v1.0, whole genome shotgun sequence includes these proteins:
- the LOC105675522 gene encoding 2-phosphoxylose phosphatase 1 isoform X2: MYKYIGVDQKTSVQTRIINNDLSLREFPRNLKPDAKTKKIFRFCNLPHEITAETEGKLEGNLTLGGILIFIRHGDRGPLTHIRNISSINCGGDFGGATELETIYENYVNFVQNVSNYSKTAWAQFLGPFHGLPVLPANARDCKIGQLTTLGILQLLKTGILLRNAYYQKLNFGNGTTFGRDVIVYSTSYRRTVQSAVALLYALFENDGFQSLARISLQESQSYAFCNNECACPAAEKYLKQHLKETSNHLKSHPAVGELIKQAASAVFELPDQAQTCDPNTLRDALLTYVCHGASLPCVDLDAQQRTCVKSDHVTGLFAYTDWESKQAAKSSSRNKYGLLKAYGMLRGIVTFMLRIISEARPKIVLYSGHDKTLEYLATALGIVSDVATHYASRLVIEVYKINPRNDNRLASDFYFRVIANGRDLTPRIPFCRNANTYVSDDGEQLGKRGIKLCPIENIVRQLHDDYFVPFNATNFKDACSSHKIR; the protein is encoded by the exons ATGTACAAGTACATCGGCGTAGATCAGAAAACTTCGGTACAAACGAGAATCATAAACAATGATTTGTCACTTCGGGAATTCCCGAGAAATTTAAAGCCGGATgcaaaaacgaaaaaaatttttcgctTTTGCAATTTGCCGCACGAGATAACCGCAGAGACCGAAG GAAAGCTCGAGGGCAATTTAACGCTTGGCGGTATCCTGATCTTTATCCGCCACGGTGACAGAGGTCCTTTGACACACATACGAAACATAAGCAGCATCAACTGCGGCGGTGATTTCGGTGGCGCGACGGAACTCGAGACGATCTACGAGAATTACGTGAATTTCGTGCAAAATGTGTCCAACTACTCGAAGACCGCGTGGGCCCAGTTTCTGGGCCCGTTTCATGGACTGCCCGTGCTGCCGGCAAACGCGCGCGATTGCAAGATCGGGCAGCTCACCACGCTCGGGATCCTGCAGCTTCTGAAAACCGGGATTCTACTGAGGAATGCGTATTACCAGAAGCTGAATTTCGGGAACGGCACCACCTTTGGCAGAGACGTCATTGTATACAGCACTTCCTATCGTAGGACTGTGCAGAGCGCCGTCGCCTTGCTCTACGCGCTCTTCGAGAACGATGGCTTTCAAAGTTTGGCGAGGATCAGTCTGCAGGAGAGCCAGAGTTATGCGTTTTGCAACAACGAGTGCGCCTGTCCCGCCGCTGAGAAATACTTGAAGCAGCATTTGAAG GAGACTTCCAATCATCTGAAATCTCATCCGGCCGTTGGCGAGTTGATCAAGCAGGCGGCGAGCGCCGTGTTCGAGCTTCCGGATCAGGCCCAAACGTGCGACCCGAACACGCTAAGGGACGCACTACTAACGTACGTGTGCCACGGCGCCTCGCTGCCGTGCGTGGACCTCGACGCACAGCAGCGGACGTGCGTGAAGAGCGATCACGTTACCGGATTGTTCGCCTACACGGACTGGGAGTCCAAGCAGGCGGCCAAGAGCAGCAGCCGCAACAAGTACGGGCTGCTGAAGGCCTACGGGATGCTGCGCGGCATCGTTACTTTCATGCTGCGCATCATCTCCGAGGCCAGGCCAAAGATTGTCCTCTATTCCGGCCACGATAAAACCCTGGAATACCTCGCCACGGCGCTCGGCATAGTCTCGGACGTAGCGACGCACTACGCCTCGAGGCTCGTCATCGAGGTCTACAAGATCAATCCGCGGAACGACAATCGCCTCGCCAGCGACTTCTACTTCCGCGTCATCGCCAACGGCCGGGATCTCACGCCGAGGATCCCGTTCTGCAGGAACGCCAACACCTACGTCAGCGACGATGGAGAACAGCTCGGCAAAAGGGGCATCAAATTGTGCCCGATAGAGAACATCGTCAGGCAGTTGCACGACGATTACTTCGTACCGTTCAACGCGACGAACTTTAAGGACGCTTGTTCGAGTCATAAGATTCGTTAA
- the LOC105675522 gene encoding 2-phosphoxylose phosphatase 1 isoform X1, with protein sequence MLAEMVRLSYQHRAFYCYVILSVWIFLLVAGMYKYIGVDQKTSVQTRIINNDLSLREFPRNLKPDAKTKKIFRFCNLPHEITAETEGKLEGNLTLGGILIFIRHGDRGPLTHIRNISSINCGGDFGGATELETIYENYVNFVQNVSNYSKTAWAQFLGPFHGLPVLPANARDCKIGQLTTLGILQLLKTGILLRNAYYQKLNFGNGTTFGRDVIVYSTSYRRTVQSAVALLYALFENDGFQSLARISLQESQSYAFCNNECACPAAEKYLKQHLKETSNHLKSHPAVGELIKQAASAVFELPDQAQTCDPNTLRDALLTYVCHGASLPCVDLDAQQRTCVKSDHVTGLFAYTDWESKQAAKSSSRNKYGLLKAYGMLRGIVTFMLRIISEARPKIVLYSGHDKTLEYLATALGIVSDVATHYASRLVIEVYKINPRNDNRLASDFYFRVIANGRDLTPRIPFCRNANTYVSDDGEQLGKRGIKLCPIENIVRQLHDDYFVPFNATNFKDACSSHKIR encoded by the exons ATGCTCGCGGAAATGGTCCGGTTGTCCTACCAGCACAGGGCGTTCTACTGCTACGTGATTCTCAGCGTGTGGATTTTCCTGCTGGTCGCtg GTATGTACAAGTACATCGGCGTAGATCAGAAAACTTCGGTACAAACGAGAATCATAAACAATGATTTGTCACTTCGGGAATTCCCGAGAAATTTAAAGCCGGATgcaaaaacgaaaaaaatttttcgctTTTGCAATTTGCCGCACGAGATAACCGCAGAGACCGAAG GAAAGCTCGAGGGCAATTTAACGCTTGGCGGTATCCTGATCTTTATCCGCCACGGTGACAGAGGTCCTTTGACACACATACGAAACATAAGCAGCATCAACTGCGGCGGTGATTTCGGTGGCGCGACGGAACTCGAGACGATCTACGAGAATTACGTGAATTTCGTGCAAAATGTGTCCAACTACTCGAAGACCGCGTGGGCCCAGTTTCTGGGCCCGTTTCATGGACTGCCCGTGCTGCCGGCAAACGCGCGCGATTGCAAGATCGGGCAGCTCACCACGCTCGGGATCCTGCAGCTTCTGAAAACCGGGATTCTACTGAGGAATGCGTATTACCAGAAGCTGAATTTCGGGAACGGCACCACCTTTGGCAGAGACGTCATTGTATACAGCACTTCCTATCGTAGGACTGTGCAGAGCGCCGTCGCCTTGCTCTACGCGCTCTTCGAGAACGATGGCTTTCAAAGTTTGGCGAGGATCAGTCTGCAGGAGAGCCAGAGTTATGCGTTTTGCAACAACGAGTGCGCCTGTCCCGCCGCTGAGAAATACTTGAAGCAGCATTTGAAG GAGACTTCCAATCATCTGAAATCTCATCCGGCCGTTGGCGAGTTGATCAAGCAGGCGGCGAGCGCCGTGTTCGAGCTTCCGGATCAGGCCCAAACGTGCGACCCGAACACGCTAAGGGACGCACTACTAACGTACGTGTGCCACGGCGCCTCGCTGCCGTGCGTGGACCTCGACGCACAGCAGCGGACGTGCGTGAAGAGCGATCACGTTACCGGATTGTTCGCCTACACGGACTGGGAGTCCAAGCAGGCGGCCAAGAGCAGCAGCCGCAACAAGTACGGGCTGCTGAAGGCCTACGGGATGCTGCGCGGCATCGTTACTTTCATGCTGCGCATCATCTCCGAGGCCAGGCCAAAGATTGTCCTCTATTCCGGCCACGATAAAACCCTGGAATACCTCGCCACGGCGCTCGGCATAGTCTCGGACGTAGCGACGCACTACGCCTCGAGGCTCGTCATCGAGGTCTACAAGATCAATCCGCGGAACGACAATCGCCTCGCCAGCGACTTCTACTTCCGCGTCATCGCCAACGGCCGGGATCTCACGCCGAGGATCCCGTTCTGCAGGAACGCCAACACCTACGTCAGCGACGATGGAGAACAGCTCGGCAAAAGGGGCATCAAATTGTGCCCGATAGAGAACATCGTCAGGCAGTTGCACGACGATTACTTCGTACCGTTCAACGCGACGAACTTTAAGGACGCTTGTTCGAGTCATAAGATTCGTTAA